One segment of Pseudodesulfovibrio sp. 5S69 DNA contains the following:
- a CDS encoding THUMP domain-containing class I SAM-dependent RNA methyltransferase, translated as MTKFSDTAPILVTCPRDMPEYLQAELTALGFARTIPLDAGVEVHGSLDDCMRLNLWVRTGHRVLFELKRFRAFDADELYCEVKRIPWEEYIPGDGYFRVDASVRDTTVNDARFAGLRVKDAVADRFTELTGARPDSGPDTGGVCLFLHWRENRATLYLDTTGEPLPRRGYRKRPHKAPMQETLAAACILAANWPERARQGGHFIAPMCGSGTLPIEAALMAMNGAPGLLRDDFAFMRVIGFDPEAWDGLLGRAEDAEVPEIKGRIIATDHDPEAIAAARDNARLAGVGDFIEFQVCDFTETEVPEGPGVVMLNPEYGIRLGEIESLKAVYKGIGDFFKQRCGGKTGFIFTGNMDLAKCVGLRTRRRRVFWNAKIECRLLEYELYAGTKKGGDPR; from the coding sequence ATGACAAAATTTTCCGACACGGCCCCCATCCTGGTGACCTGCCCCAGAGACATGCCCGAATATCTTCAGGCCGAGCTCACGGCCCTGGGCTTTGCCCGGACCATACCCCTGGACGCGGGCGTGGAGGTCCACGGCTCCCTGGACGACTGCATGCGCCTGAACCTGTGGGTGCGCACCGGGCACCGGGTGCTCTTCGAACTGAAACGGTTCCGGGCCTTCGACGCAGACGAGCTGTACTGCGAGGTGAAGCGCATCCCCTGGGAGGAATACATCCCGGGGGACGGCTATTTCCGGGTGGACGCGTCGGTGCGCGACACCACGGTCAACGACGCGCGCTTCGCCGGGCTGCGGGTCAAGGACGCCGTGGCCGACCGGTTCACGGAGCTGACCGGGGCACGGCCGGACTCGGGCCCTGACACGGGCGGGGTCTGCCTGTTCCTGCACTGGCGCGAGAACCGGGCCACCCTGTACCTGGACACCACGGGCGAACCGCTACCCCGTCGCGGCTACCGCAAGCGGCCGCACAAGGCACCCATGCAGGAGACCCTGGCCGCAGCCTGCATCCTGGCCGCGAACTGGCCCGAACGGGCCCGGCAGGGCGGACACTTCATCGCGCCCATGTGCGGCTCGGGCACCCTGCCCATCGAGGCCGCGCTCATGGCCATGAACGGCGCGCCGGGGCTTTTGCGAGACGATTTCGCCTTCATGCGCGTGATCGGCTTCGACCCCGAGGCGTGGGACGGCCTGCTCGGCCGGGCCGAGGACGCGGAGGTCCCGGAGATCAAGGGGAGGATCATCGCCACGGACCACGACCCCGAGGCCATCGCGGCGGCCAGGGACAACGCCCGACTGGCCGGGGTGGGCGACTTCATCGAATTTCAGGTCTGCGACTTCACCGAGACCGAGGTGCCGGAGGGGCCGGGCGTGGTCATGCTCAACCCGGAATACGGCATCAGGCTGGGCGAGATCGAATCGCTCAAGGCGGTCTACAAGGGGATCGGCGATTTCTTCAAACAGCGCTGCGGCGGAAAGACCGGATTCATCTTCACCGGCAACATGGACCTGGCCAAATGCGTGGGGTTGCGCACCCGGCGGCGGCGCGTCTTCTGGAACGCCAAGATCGAGTGCCGGCTCCTGGAATACGAGCTCTACGCCGGGACAAAAAAGGGCGGCGACCCGCGATAG
- a CDS encoding DMT family transporter translates to MKQSLTYTYVLLVLSMMLWGGTWVAGRVLAQSVHPMTAAVLRFSLASVILLFMCRRAEGRLPRLKRDQILPVVFLGATGVFAYSYFFFTGLQTISAGRAALIVACTPVCIAVISALFCGERFGPLRAAGTLISLVGVSVVIADGDPLALLSGGVSRGDFMILGCVASWTAYTMGGRAVMKHLPPLTSVAWSSFTGTLMLLPAALAQGLVADLGNVRPVDWGCVVFLGFLATALAYYWYYRAINIIGASRAGIFINMVPAFAVLTGFLLLDEPIHLSLAIGGFMVISGVYLTNRA, encoded by the coding sequence ATGAAGCAATCCCTGACCTACACCTACGTCCTGCTCGTGCTGAGCATGATGCTGTGGGGCGGCACCTGGGTGGCCGGGCGCGTCCTGGCCCAGTCGGTGCACCCCATGACCGCCGCCGTGCTGCGCTTCTCCCTGGCCTCGGTCATCCTGCTGTTCATGTGCCGGCGGGCCGAGGGGCGGCTGCCCCGGCTGAAACGCGACCAGATTCTGCCGGTGGTCTTCCTGGGAGCCACCGGGGTATTTGCCTACAGCTATTTCTTCTTCACCGGCCTGCAGACCATCTCGGCCGGGCGGGCCGCGCTCATCGTGGCCTGCACGCCCGTGTGCATCGCCGTGATCTCGGCCCTGTTCTGCGGGGAGAGGTTCGGCCCCCTGCGCGCCGCCGGGACGCTCATTTCCCTGGTCGGCGTGTCCGTGGTCATCGCGGACGGCGACCCGCTGGCCCTGCTGTCCGGCGGCGTCAGCCGGGGCGATTTCATGATCCTCGGCTGCGTGGCCAGTTGGACCGCCTACACCATGGGCGGGCGCGCGGTCATGAAGCACCTGCCCCCGCTGACCTCGGTGGCCTGGTCGAGCTTCACCGGCACCCTCATGCTCCTGCCCGCCGCCCTGGCCCAGGGGCTGGTCGCGGACCTCGGCAACGTCCGGCCCGTGGACTGGGGCTGCGTCGTCTTCCTCGGCTTCCTGGCCACGGCCCTGGCCTACTACTGGTACTACCGGGCCATCAACATCATCGGCGCGTCCAGGGCGGGCATTTTCATCAACATGGTCCCGGCCTTTGCCGTGCTCACGGGCTTCCTGCTGCTCGACGAGCCCATCCACCTCTCCCTGGCCATCGGCGGGTTCATGGTCATCAGCGGCGTGTACCTGACCAACCGGGCCTGA
- a CDS encoding SlyX family protein, giving the protein MDDRIERLESLVALQDRTMEKLSDQLYDQQKQIEDLRRLVERLAKKVRALDEEIESSGPADVPPPHYNG; this is encoded by the coding sequence ATGGACGACAGGATAGAACGGCTGGAAAGCCTGGTCGCGCTCCAGGACCGAACCATGGAAAAACTCAGCGACCAGCTCTACGATCAGCAGAAGCAGATCGAGGACCTCAGGCGGCTGGTGGAACGGCTGGCCAAGAAGGTCCGCGCCCTGGACGAAGAGATCGAAAGCTCCGGACCGGCGGACGTGCCTCCGCCCCACTACAACGGCTAA
- a CDS encoding cupin domain-containing protein, which translates to MPAPTAREIIDHLGLSPHPEEGGWFLETHRADESLAREILPGRYAGPRAFGTAIYYLLTPDTYSHMHRLISDEIFHFYAGGPCEMLQLHPDGSGETLLFGNDVLAGQRPQIVVPRNAWQGLRLLPGADFALMGCTVAPGFEYADYAHGNRAELTARYPDFREQIIRLTAV; encoded by the coding sequence ATGCCCGCACCGACCGCCAGGGAAATCATCGATCATCTCGGCCTGAGCCCCCACCCCGAGGAGGGCGGCTGGTTCCTGGAGACCCACCGGGCCGACGAGTCGCTGGCCCGCGAAATCCTGCCGGGCCGGTATGCCGGGCCGCGCGCCTTCGGCACGGCCATCTACTACCTGCTCACGCCCGACACCTACTCCCACATGCACCGGCTCATCTCCGACGAGATCTTCCATTTCTACGCGGGCGGCCCGTGCGAGATGCTCCAGCTCCACCCGGACGGGTCGGGCGAGACCCTCCTGTTCGGCAACGACGTCCTGGCCGGACAACGCCCGCAGATCGTGGTCCCGCGCAATGCCTGGCAGGGACTGCGCCTGCTGCCCGGCGCGGACTTCGCGCTCATGGGCTGCACCGTGGCTCCCGGCTTCGAGTACGCGGACTACGCCCACGGCAACCGCGCCGAGCTGACCGCCCGCTACCCCGATTTCCGCGAGCAGATCATCCGCCTGACCGCGGTATAG
- a CDS encoding tail fiber assembly protein encodes MFRYPDGTFRQSPPASVEYGGYIHKFVDLTPVQRDEIGYNEAMPLNREPYTTYETEWVKGADLVYRESAVNQVVDEAARAAAEADAVRARRDKLLADSDWTQLADAPLDAEEKTVWATKRQAWRDVPQQGGFPYNVTWPTPPA; translated from the coding sequence ATGTTCAGATATCCCGACGGAACCTTTCGGCAGTCTCCCCCCGCCAGCGTTGAATACGGCGGGTACATCCACAAGTTCGTGGACCTGACCCCGGTCCAACGCGACGAAATTGGCTACAACGAGGCCATGCCGCTCAATCGGGAACCGTATACGACCTATGAAACCGAATGGGTCAAGGGGGCGGATTTGGTTTATCGCGAATCCGCAGTAAACCAGGTGGTGGACGAAGCCGCCAGGGCGGCGGCCGAGGCCGATGCGGTCCGGGCCCGGCGCGACAAGCTGCTGGCCGACAGCGACTGGACCCAACTCGCGGATGCGCCCCTGGACGCCGAGGAAAAGACGGTGTGGGCGACCAAACGGCAGGCATGGCGCGACGTGCCGCAACAGGGTGGGTTCCCGTATAATGTGACCTGGCCGACGCCACCGGCGTAA
- a CDS encoding DUF7483 domain-containing protein, translating into MLTPKETGAGGNARAVPIAYSALCESGFSSSGSMAVDATMAFCWKPTAVATTYPLCDPTHHYLLTIRKVGTTVTVWKQDIALGDYTTTAATYAELLAEALTQFAGAAKGYFSRLVIVESALDYTSFYRPSGVVGGLWTVANLGSLSVHTLLDFSDASNLGRDTSGTSPRGDLLASAVWGADTWAVDGGTLTGTGGAGVTQYVYTDMDSIPVVGTTYTLRYTVVSNSLVPGVSTSVLGMSSSSAYPAGALPSTVGDHTVYITCDKTTQDNDIKMYLSSQQTSGQIVIDNVSVEGPNPVNKDWTLTAAEQSTDTPTNNMATLNPLAQSNSGTFSNGLRSWQVPSNGYGCHACFGMTTGKWYFESSRAGGAAGCVGVDDRANGINNAGSVGSAYAYGYYSDSSSHYIYHNGTVTNNPFGVVYSAGDVVGVVVDMDLGALWFTVKGVPVNGASYAEMEAGNTTHAAATWTPDRRTYYPTFGMSGGAVETVYFAAEELHNSPPAGFLPLCDASLPEPTVPDVSEHVLSAVFTAPVDTPKDITVGWNAENTDWGLRLKNLSSAASWRYISTVAGLGYVNNAGDSAAGVPKVALSTPVSVSGSTITLPVNLLVNGDTYAVEVFRVGAESGFNIVPYTGTGVVRTVAHGLDRAPFAVAVMPNDTNAHPWPFRTLSLGRTRALSLLAPDTVATDSTFWNNTAPTVTLVTVGTNAAVNAVGNKYQLWVWSDAGPYREIYYLGSGASGAGGVFVNVEGTPVSIVFLKDADGAYNWPVQWGVRSEANPINEYIYSNLPNAEASETVLDFLSNGFKTLALNGYNVSGHRHVGVAVVRNPKYRNAY; encoded by the coding sequence GTGCTGACTCCCAAGGAAACGGGCGCGGGCGGCAACGCCCGCGCGGTGCCCATCGCCTATTCCGCCCTGTGCGAGTCCGGGTTTTCGTCATCCGGGTCCATGGCGGTTGACGCCACCATGGCCTTTTGCTGGAAGCCCACGGCTGTGGCTACCACCTATCCGCTCTGCGATCCGACGCACCATTATTTGCTGACCATTCGTAAAGTCGGAACAACTGTGACTGTCTGGAAACAGGATATTGCCCTAGGCGACTATACCACAACGGCAGCGACCTACGCCGAGTTGCTGGCCGAGGCGCTGACGCAATTTGCCGGGGCGGCAAAGGGATACTTCTCCCGACTGGTGATAGTGGAGAGCGCCCTGGACTACACGAGTTTTTACCGTCCCTCGGGCGTTGTTGGCGGACTGTGGACTGTAGCCAACCTGGGCAGCCTCAGCGTGCATACCCTGCTGGATTTCTCCGATGCCTCCAACCTTGGCAGAGATACATCCGGTACCAGTCCCAGAGGTGACCTTCTTGCGTCCGCAGTCTGGGGGGCAGATACTTGGGCAGTGGATGGGGGTACTCTCACAGGTACCGGGGGGGCTGGTGTTACGCAGTACGTCTATACGGATATGGATAGCATCCCTGTGGTTGGTACTACCTACACGCTGAGATATACCGTTGTATCCAATAGCCTCGTACCGGGAGTGAGCACCAGTGTTTTGGGTATGTCATCCTCGTCTGCCTACCCTGCCGGTGCACTGCCCTCTACCGTTGGCGACCATACGGTATACATTACCTGCGACAAAACAACGCAGGACAATGATATCAAGATGTACTTGAGCAGCCAACAGACATCGGGGCAAATAGTGATTGATAACGTGTCCGTCGAAGGTCCCAACCCCGTTAACAAGGATTGGACATTGACGGCTGCTGAACAATCCACGGACACCCCGACGAACAACATGGCCACTCTCAACCCGTTGGCGCAGTCCAACTCGGGTACGTTTAGCAACGGCTTGCGATCCTGGCAGGTGCCCAGTAACGGGTATGGATGTCATGCTTGTTTCGGTATGACAACGGGTAAATGGTACTTTGAGTCCTCGCGGGCTGGTGGTGCCGCCGGATGCGTAGGCGTCGATGATCGGGCCAACGGTATTAACAATGCCGGGTCCGTCGGGTCCGCGTATGCCTACGGGTACTACTCCGATTCAAGCTCGCACTACATATACCACAACGGGACGGTTACCAACAATCCGTTCGGGGTAGTATACTCTGCGGGTGACGTTGTTGGCGTTGTTGTGGACATGGACCTGGGTGCCCTGTGGTTCACCGTGAAGGGGGTGCCGGTGAATGGTGCGTCCTACGCGGAGATGGAGGCCGGAAATACCACCCATGCCGCCGCCACGTGGACGCCTGACCGCAGAACATACTACCCCACCTTCGGGATGTCTGGCGGCGCGGTGGAAACCGTGTACTTCGCTGCCGAGGAATTGCACAACAGCCCCCCCGCCGGGTTCCTGCCGCTGTGCGATGCGTCTTTGCCGGAACCGACGGTCCCCGACGTGTCCGAGCACGTACTTTCCGCCGTCTTCACCGCCCCGGTGGATACGCCCAAGGATATCACTGTGGGGTGGAACGCAGAAAATACGGATTGGGGCTTACGGCTCAAGAATCTATCGTCTGCCGCGAGTTGGCGGTATATCTCCACGGTGGCTGGTCTTGGCTACGTGAATAACGCAGGCGATTCTGCGGCCGGTGTTCCCAAGGTGGCATTGTCCACGCCCGTATCCGTGTCCGGGAGCACTATTACCCTCCCAGTAAACTTGCTTGTGAATGGCGACACCTATGCGGTGGAGGTCTTCCGGGTAGGTGCGGAGTCCGGTTTCAACATCGTACCCTATACCGGGACCGGCGTGGTGCGTACCGTAGCCCATGGGCTCGACCGCGCACCGTTCGCCGTGGCCGTAATGCCCAATGACACTAACGCGCATCCCTGGCCGTTCAGGACACTCTCATTGGGGCGGACAAGAGCGCTGTCTCTTTTGGCTCCAGATACGGTCGCGACGGATTCGACATTCTGGAACAATACCGCACCTACGGTCACTCTGGTGACGGTGGGAACAAACGCCGCAGTCAATGCCGTCGGCAACAAGTACCAGCTTTGGGTATGGTCGGATGCGGGGCCGTATAGGGAAATATACTACCTCGGAAGCGGGGCGTCCGGGGCTGGCGGGGTCTTCGTCAACGTGGAGGGTACGCCGGTGTCCATCGTCTTCCTCAAGGATGCGGACGGGGCGTACAACTGGCCCGTACAGTGGGGCGTGCGCTCTGAGGCCAACCCCATAAACGAATATATCTATTCTAACCTGCCCAATGCGGAGGCGTCTGAAACTGTACTCGACTTCTTGTCCAATGGTTTCAAGACGCTTGCTCTCAACGGGTACAACGTGAGCGGCCATCGACACGTTGGTGTGGCTGTTGTGCGCAATCCCAAATACCGAAACGCCTACTAA
- a CDS encoding phage tail fiber protein codes for MTLSSTVTKAIYSGDGSTANFPVPFMFLRNEDIRVLVIGDDGLERPRLEGTDYRLSGVGEQMGGTCTLTVPPEAGQAVVISREPALVQEVDYVENDAFPAATHEAALDKLTMICQALAEKLDRALTFRISSAVTGVNLPEPGPDLVLAWNADGDNLVNKSVAEAGGLTVPVPISQGGTDADNPAEALFNLGFGAAGLTVAGCDDEAEILAVIGAQPADAALLKVDAPGLLRAVYGDEVQVHAGPDLSGLAVSRNHVAWTLTADSAFSDAILPYDGTYVFHVYPCGNSLALAASYKSGGLLPSPDPDAGEIRIVVEQYNARKTIVSLQNVEV; via the coding sequence ATGACCCTTTCCTCCACCGTGACCAAGGCGATCTATTCCGGCGACGGGTCCACTGCCAACTTCCCGGTCCCGTTCATGTTCTTGCGCAACGAAGATATCCGGGTCCTGGTCATCGGCGATGACGGCCTGGAACGGCCCCGGCTTGAAGGGACCGACTACCGGCTCTCCGGGGTCGGGGAACAGATGGGCGGGACCTGTACCCTGACCGTACCACCCGAAGCGGGCCAGGCCGTGGTCATCAGCCGCGAACCGGCCCTGGTCCAGGAGGTGGACTATGTGGAGAACGACGCCTTCCCGGCCGCCACCCACGAGGCCGCCCTGGACAAATTGACCATGATCTGCCAGGCCCTGGCCGAAAAGCTGGACCGCGCCCTGACCTTCCGGATCTCCTCGGCCGTGACCGGCGTGAACCTGCCGGAACCCGGCCCGGACCTCGTGCTCGCCTGGAACGCCGACGGCGACAACCTGGTCAATAAAAGCGTGGCCGAGGCGGGCGGCCTGACCGTTCCCGTGCCCATCAGCCAGGGCGGGACCGACGCGGACAACCCGGCCGAGGCCCTGTTCAACCTCGGCTTCGGCGCGGCGGGCCTGACCGTGGCCGGGTGCGATGACGAGGCCGAGATTCTGGCCGTCATCGGGGCCCAGCCCGCGGACGCGGCCCTGCTCAAGGTCGATGCGCCGGGCCTGCTCCGGGCCGTCTACGGCGACGAGGTCCAGGTCCACGCGGGCCCGGACCTGTCCGGGCTGGCCGTGTCCCGCAACCACGTGGCCTGGACCCTGACGGCTGACAGCGCCTTTTCCGATGCGATCCTACCCTACGACGGGACCTACGTCTTCCACGTCTACCCCTGCGGCAACAGCCTGGCCCTGGCCGCGAGCTACAAGAGCGGCGGCCTGCTGCCGTCCCCGGACCCTGATGCCGGGGAGATCCGCATCGTCGTGGAACAGTACAACGCGCGCAAGACCATCGTGTCCCTGCAGAACGTGGAGGTGTAG